Below is a genomic region from Culicoides brevitarsis isolate CSIRO-B50_1 chromosome 2, AGI_CSIRO_Cbre_v1, whole genome shotgun sequence.
GTGTCATCGAAACGGCAAAACGCGACGTCGAAATGTTAcgacaaacaattttcaagTGCGAAGAGAAGCAGGAAAGTGCAAAATTGCACAAACGTTCGATCGAGGAGAAAATTTCCCGTTTGCAGGCCCAATATTCGCGTTATACAAACTCCCAAAATGACCCCTTGATGGCTTATGACCCCCAGATGCCGGCTTTTGTGAAGCGCGTTGACGACGAATTTCGTCGCGGAGGATTTTCAAAGGCTCCGCGAGGTCCGTTGGGGCGTTATGTGAACGTTCCCGACAAAAGATGGCGCATGGGAGTCGAAAGTGTGCTCGGAGGCTTGTTAACTGCCTTCTGTGTCAACTCCGATCAAGATCGCATCAAGTTAGATCGCTTGCGGCAACAACATTTCCCCAATATGCGTTCCTTCCAGATCATCACACAAAAGTTTGTGGAACAAGTTTACGatacaagtcaatttttgacgccGGGGCAGCATGATATCCATCAAAATATCGAAGCGCCGAACATGATGGAGGTTCTGCAAGTGAGCGATCCTGTCGTTATGAATTGTTTCATCGACCAAGGCGGCATCGAGAATATTTTGATGTGCACAAATGACCGAACTGCCGCTGCTTTCACCAAAAATTCGCAATATGTGCCGCAAAATATGCGAAAAATCATCTGTATCGCCCCGTTTTCGGAGTATTTTCCGGCTCCAAATTACCGTTCGTACTCGCTGAAGGAACAGGCATGTCGCTACATCCAAGTCGACACGCAGGAAGTGCGACGCCAACTCGAAGCCGAAATCACACGCGAAAAGCAATCTTTACTTCCGGTCGAAgaggaattaaaaatattgcggATTCAGCATCAAAATACCACGAAAGCCAATCAAGAACGTGCCTCGGAGCTGCGAAAGAGCGAAAACGCCTTGCAAGAagtccaaatgaaaatttcagatttgaaaaatttcgagtaCCCGAAGGAGGATGAAGGAGAAGTGCTGCGGCAAGAACTCGAGGAAGCTCGTTCGACTTTGGAGGATTTGGATCCAACGGCGCAAAAAGCCAACGACGAGCTTAAACAACACGAAGAAACGTTGGGCGGTTACGAGAAGACCCTGGAAATTCTGAAGAACAAACGTTCAAAAGTTGAAACGGAAATTCGTCAAATTCAGCAAGAATCGGATGCGGAATCGAATCGATTGATGACCATCGCTTCGAATGTGAGCAAAGCCAAGGCCGAACAAAACGCACTTTCGGAAGAAGCCAAAGCGgcacaagaaaaatatcatgCTGCCGAAGCAAAGTTGAAAAAACTCACCGAAGAAGCGGAAAAATTTGGATCTCGATGCACCACGACGTTGGAAAGTCACGTTTATCCACGAAAAATCGCGGAACTCGAGAGAAAAATCGAAACAACTGCCAATCAAGACACCAATCTTGACGAGTTGGAACGCTTGGTGCTCGCTAAGGAAGCGGATTACGCCAAAAGTGAAGCAACAGCGACGTCAATTAAAAGTTGCTTGTCGTACATCAAACAAAGTCGCCTCCAGCGTTTCGCATTCATGAAGAACATGAAAAGTTACTTTGCGTTTCGGGTTCGCAACAAGTTCAGTCAGGTCCTACGGGTGCGAGATATGCACGGCACCATCGTCTTTAACTACAAAGAGGAGAAATTAGAACTTCAGATCGCGCCACGGGGAAATCAGCAAAAGACAAATACGAAAGCGTTGTCGGGCGGCGAGCGAAGTTACTCGACAGTTGCGTTTCTCATTGCGCTCTGGTCGTGTTGCGACAGTCCCTTTTACTTTTTGGATGAATACGATGTGTTTACGGATCAAGTGAATCGATTTATTATGACGAAGCTGCTGATTCACGAGGCACTGGCAAAGGGAGACCAATATGCCTTTTTGACGCCGCAGGACATGAGTAGCGTCAAGGCGGAGGATTATCTGACAATTCATCGGTTTGCGGATCCCATTCGCGGAGATATGGGACGTAAGAGTCAGGCATGAGAGAAATATCAAatcgtacaatttttttttgttttttgaattcaCGTAATTTAATGTAGATGATTGATTAATATGTAATATGAGAGAAAATATATGACAGATTTTTGAtacttagaaaatattttgtttttttttattctggtctacaatcaatttttgctgcatttctttcttcaatttcatttcttaaatgtttctttaaaaaaattaaaatttatgaaaataaattcaaataattttttttttttcaaaattctttcttttatataaataaaagaattaaaaatatatatatattaaattatttaaaatatgtaataatttaaataattgaaaaaaatagatatttattctttattttctttaattttattaatattattctatatttttcaacatttttagacttttaaataatcctattattttttattatttttaagatttgtaagaattcaaattaattcttaaaaaatttaacaaaaaattaaaatattttttaaaacattttttatctacttcaatattaaagaaaacgtctgaaatttattctatgatttttaatttatcgtaatttttttctcaagttttaacgatttttttatgggttttaaaggtaaaagttaataaatatgcattctgaagatgatttccattcaaatctcctcgatttttgaagaattaaaaaaaacaacgattttatcatatgaggagtaaaaatcgttgttttttctcaagtcacttttcaaccaatttttgatgggtttcgaaggtaaaattgaataaatattcattctgaagatgaattccattcaaatctcctcgatttttgaagaattaaaaaaaacaacgattttatcatatgaggagcaaaaatcgttgttttttctcaagtcacttttcaaccaatttttgatgggttttaaagctaaaagttaataaatatgcattctaaagatgatttccattcaaatctcctcgatttttgaagaaataaaaaaaacaacgattttatcatatgaggagcaaaaatcgttgttttttctcaagtcacttttcaaccaatttttgatgggttttaaaggtaaaagttaataaatatgcattctaaagatgatttccattcaaatctcctcgatttttgaagaaataaaaaaaacaacgattttatcatatgaggagcaaaaatcgttgttttttctcaagtcacttttcaaccaatttttgatgggtttcaaaggtaaaattaataaatattcattctgaagatgatttccatgcatatctcctcgatttttgaagaaataaaaaaaacaacgattttatcatatgaggagtaaaaatcgttgttttttctcaagtcacttttcaaccaatttttgatgggttttaaaggtaaaagttaataaatatgcattctaaagatgatttccattcaaatctcctcgatttttgaagaaataaaaaaaacaacgattttatcatatgaggagcaaaaatcgttgttttttctcaagtcacttttcaaccaatttttgatgggtttcaaaggtaaaagttaataaatatgcattctaaagatgatttccatgcatatctcctcgatttttgaagaaataaaaaaaacaacgattttatcatatgaggagcaaaaatcgttgttttttctcaagtcacttttcaaccaatttttgatgggtttcaaagctaaaagttaataaatatgcattctaaagatgatttccatgcaaatctcctcgatttttgaagaaataaaaaaaacaacgattttatcatatgaggagcaaaaatcgttgttttttctcaagtcacttttcaaccaatttttgatgggttttaaaggtaaaagttaataaatatgcattctaaagatgatttccattcatatctcctcgatttttgaagaaataaaaaaaacaacgattttatcatatgaggagcaaaaatcgttgttttttctcaagtcactttttaaccattttttgatgggttttaaaggtaaaagttaataaatatgcattctgaagatgatttccatgcatatctcctcgatttttgaagaaataaaaaaaacaacgattttatcatatgaggagcaaaaatcgttgttttttctcaagtcacttttcaaccaatttttgatgggtttcaaaggtaaaagttaataaatatgcattctaaagatgatttccatgcaaatctcctcaatttttgaagaaataaaaaaacaacgattttatcatatgaggagtaaaaatcgttgttttttctcaagtcacttttcaaccaatttttgatgggttttaaaggtaaaagttaataaatatgcattctgaagatgatttccatgcatatctcctcgatttttgaagaaataaaaaaaacaacgattttatcatatgaggagtaaaaatcgttgttttttctcaagtcacttttcaaccaatttttgatgggtttcaaaggtaaaagttaataaatatgcattctaaagatgatttccatgcatatctcctcgatttttgaagaaataaaaaaaacaacgattttatcatatgaggagcaaaaatcgttgttttttctcaagtcacttttcaaccaatttttgatgggtttaaaaggtaaaagttaataaatatgcattctgaagatgatttccattcaaatctcctcgatttttgaagaaataaaaaaaacaacgattttatcatatgaggagtaaaaatcgttgttttttctcaagtcacttttcaaccaatttttgatgggttttaaaggtaaaagttaataaatatgcattctaaagatgatttccatgcatatctcctcgatttttgaagaaataaaaaaaacaacgattttatcatatgaggagtaaaaatcgttgttttttctcaagtcacttttcaaccaatttttgatgggtttaaaaggtaaaagttaataaatatgcattctgaagatgatttccatgcatatctcctcgatttttgaagaaataaaaaaaacaacgattttatcatatgaggagcaaaaatcgttgttttttctcaaatcactttttaaccattttttgatgggttttaaaggtaaaagttaataaatatgcattctgaagatgatttccatgcatatctcctcgatttttgaagaaataaaaaaaacaacgattttatcatatgaggagcaaaaatcgttgttttttctcaagtcacttttcaaccaatttttgatgggttttaaaggtaaaagttaataaatatgcattctgaagatgatttccatgcatatctcctcgatttttgaagaaataaaaaaaacaacgattttatcatatgaggagcaaaaatcgttgttttttctcaagtcacttttcaaccaatttttgatgggtttaaaaggtaaaagttaataaatatgcattctgaagatgatttccatgcatatctcctcgatttttgaagaaataaaaaaaacaacgattttatcatatgaggagtaaaaatcgttgttttttctcaagtcacttttcaaccaacttttgatgggtttcaaaggtaaaagttaataaatatgcattctaaagatgatttccatgcaaatctcctcgatttttgaagaaataaaaaaaacaacgattttatcatatgaggagtaaaaatcgttgttttttctcaagtcactttttaaccattttttgatgggttttaaaggtaaaagttaataaatatgcattctgaagatgatttccatgcatatctcctcgatttttgaagaaataaaaaaaacaacgattttatcatatgaggagcaaaaatcgttgttttttctcaagtcacttttcaaccaatttttgatgggtttaaaaggtaaaagttaataaatatgcattctgaagatgatttccatgcatatctcctcgatttttgaagaaataaaaaaaacaacgattttatcatatgaggagcaaaaatcgttgttttttctcaatcaCTTTAAAccattttctaaataaaagttaataaatatgcattctgaaaatttccaaatccTCGATTTttcggaaataaaaaaaacgcgaatttcaaaaatcgttgttttttcctcacttttcaaccaatttttgatgggtttcaaaggtaaaagttaataaatatgcattctgaagatgatttccatgcatatctcctcgatttttgaagaaataaaaaaaacaacgattttatcatatgaggatcTAAAAATCGTtgctcaagtcactttttcaaccattttttgatgggttttaaaggtaaaagttaataaatatgcattctgaagatgatttccatgcatatctcctcgatttttgaagaaataaaaaaaacaacgattttatcatatgaggagcaaaaatcgttgttttttcttcacttttccaatttttgatgggtttaaaaggtaaaagttaataaatttcattctgaagatgatttttcctaaaaaaaacaacgatttttcatatgaggagcaaaaatcgttgttttttctcaaatcactttttaaccattttttgatgggttttaaaggtaaaagttaataaaacacTTTCTTCCAAGATTGATTTCGGATTCGCtttatctcctcgatttttgaagaaataaaaaaaacaacgattttatcatatgaagtaaaaatttgttttttcttttaaaagttaataaatatgcattctgaagatgacGGTGAACTGATTTTTGAATCCAAACgtctttttttcagtttcctCATCTAACGAGTACATTCGTTACTGTTTGAAGTTCCTGCCTCCATCGTCACAATTCTCGTtggtttgaagaaatttttgatgccttcttttcaactaaaaaaaacggttcaaaaaaattaattttttttttgagttcacATTTTTCTCGACTCTtggtttgaagaaatttttgctgttATCGAAAACGGTGAACCGTCTTTTTTGGGTGACGAGTCGTTACTGTTTGAAGTTCCTGCCTCCATCGATTTTTTGGAtgaaacacatttttcatcGGCGACTCTTTTGTTTTGCTGTTATCGAAAACTGATTGTTGGATAAACGGGTAAAGTTCCTCAATTTCGAGCTTTTTCAcggaaaattcctttaaacttCGCCACAAATCCTTCACAAGTACGTTGTTGGTGCggagaaaatcgaaaatttgttcgagattttgtttcaattctTCGTCGTGAAACGTGAAATAATGCAAGGGACGATTAATTTGCGCGCAAACAATTAATTGCAACAAACTTTTGAGCAAAGGTTCTCCTCCGAAAGCGCCGCATCCCCAATTTCCCGAAGCGACTGCAGGCGGCGGCGAACTCAATTCGTGATAAAATCCCACAAAAGCTTTGTTCAGCTCGCGCAGCATGAGTTCCTCCTTGTACTGATGTCGTCCATCGCGAAATGCCAGCGCGTCAATTGCCACAATTGTGCACTGTTTCCGTCGACTTGTGTCCCATTGCGTCGTGTCTTCGTGATTTCCGCTCCATTTAAAGGTCGAGGCGTAGCCCGAGTAGTTGCTAAATCGCTCGGCGCCCGTCACAAGAACCGCTTCATTGGGTTTCATGCATTCCACGAAGAGCATCGACACAAGTAGCTCCGGGCAAATGACAAAACGGATCTCTTCTTGCACACATCCATGCCCTAAAACGCCGCCGCCGAGAAATTTATTCGCAAAATCGACTTGTAACTTGCCCGTGGCGTCTTCAATGGTGCCGCTGTCGTCAACGATGAAGCCTCCGCGTGTCACGGGGACTTCCAAAGTACTCCATTTGGGGAAATCTTTGACGAAACGACGCGAAATGGTGAGAACTCCGCTCGGAGCTTGACCTGGAGACGTAATTCGACGAAAATAGTGACagatacatttaattttttccaaaactgCTTGCCCGCTTGACTGAAAAAGACgcgaaaaattgatatttgggTAGTTGGCGTACTCGTGTTGATCACTATTGCTGTTCCTTCGCGgaaaagtacacaaaaaagCGTTCGCAAGTAACGAACCGACTTGCTGCTGTGACAAAGACACGGATTTGTTGTTGCCTTGCTTCAGTAACGGAATCGCCCACGGGATTAATTCCGGCAGTTGCAACgctaatttgatgattttcggtAACGAATGCTCGAAAAAGGCTTCGGACTCCTCCTCGCTCAAGTCATCCTCGAATAAACTGTGCAACGCTCGgaatttccatttatttttgaagttttcgtTGTACGACAAGATAGCGGCTTCCAGTTCTTTggaattgttaatttttgtagcGAATGCTTCTCGAATGACTTGCCagcgattttttattgtttcagaTCCCGCATCGTCAAATACGGAAATTGTGCTTTCTCGGGCACACGGAAGCCGCACGAAATTTTGATTCCAATGGGGATTTCCGCTTTTGGGAGTTGGAGTCCCGCCAAATCGTTCATCTAACACGATGGGCCATTCGAAGAGAACTGTGTGCTCCGACGATGGATGAATTGCGGGAACGCAGTCCGAATAGTTGTTCATGGATTCCATTTGTTGCGAATTTTCGGCGAATCAGGACATGAAaacaggaaaaattaaaattttttgaattgttttggTTTTGCCGCTGACTGCGACATGTGGAGATGGCAAAAACTCGACTTCATTAATGCTCGAGTTTCGagttcgaagaattttttttgacagttcgaGCTTCAAAAAGTgctaaaagaaaaagaaattttagtttccttgctttttgaaaacttctgatcaatttaaaagcttaagataaaagaaaaaatagagaaagtagtcgtctacagaacgacatactataccgcatttcgatgttatatatctacgattttttgtactcctcaattcacattttcgtactcctcatgaccctttcgcaattccatacaaattttaatcaaaactatgtcaaaggaaatttttttttcagtttcaattttttagcagttttgagttaaaaaatgattaaaaatgataaattagagccccctgataaatttttatccatttcatttgacaaaaattgctttcgattttaatcaaaactatgtcaaaggaaaatttttttttcagtttcaattttttagcagttttgagttaaaaaatgattaaaaatgataaattagagcccctctgataaatttttatccatttggagcaagatttgacaaaaattgctttgacacagtttttgacacagtttttttgttcttgatttagttttcaaaacaaaactatgtcaaaggaaaaaatttttttcagtttcaattttttagcagttttgagttaaaaaatgattaaaaatgataaattagagcccgctgataaatttttatccatttggagcaagatttgacaaaaattgctttgacacagtttttgacacagtttttttgttcttgatttagttttcaaaacaaaactatgtcaaaggaaaattttttttcagtttcaattttttagcagttttgagttaaaaaatgattaaaaatgataaattagagccctctgataaatttttatccatttggagcaagatttgacaaaaattgctttgacacagtttttgacacagtttttttgttcttgatttagttttcaaaacaaaactatgtcaaaggaaaaaatttttttcagtttcaattttttagcagttttgagttaaaaaatgattaaaaatgataaattagagcccgctgataaatttttatccatttggagcaagatttgacaaaaattgctttgacacagtttttgacacagtttttttgttcttgatttagttttcaaaacaaaactatgtcaaaggaaaaattttttttcagtttcaattttttagcagttttgagttaaaaaatgattaaaaatgataaattagagccctctgacaaatttttatccatttggagcaagatttgacaaaaattgctttgacaaagtttttgacacagtttttttgctcttgatttagtttttaaaacaaaactatgtcaaaggaaaaattttttttcagtttcaattttttagcagttttgagttaaaaaatgattaaaaatgataaattagagccctctgataaatttttatccatttggagcaagatttgacaaaaattgctttgacacagtttttgacacagtttttttgttcttgatttagttttcaaaacaaaactatgtcaaaggaaaaattttttttcagtttcaattttttagcagttttgagttaaaaaatgattaaaaatgataaattagagccctctgacaaatttttatccatttggagcaagatttgacaaaaattgc
It encodes:
- the LOC134831792 gene encoding structural maintenance of chromosomes protein 6 isoform X2 translates to MPRRTQNMADVNVVPIKRRRRNIPSTDDEVEHEKQPPQDEQMLDDENEAMDQSSSEEDVETEDEITTPDTAKCGRIEKMVLRNFMCHANLEIVFNEKINLLVGNNGSGKSAIITALAIGLGADARSTNRGKSAKGLIKNGQNSCTIEIHLLNQGLDAYDPEAYGDKIIICRKIAASGGGDYQIKSENGRTISRKKDELTRIMAHLNIQPNNPIVILNQDNARAFLKDSDGRQLFNLFMQATQLQMILDKMNECHQMFVKTKSQYEINTRGLEAQKKDLTEKQRRLAELQGLESLRDKVKELKCELAWWHVMEQEKVKRISESELKKIAAKITELVEIIKNKDNADAEIQSKMQHFTGQIQAKQGMIGEINGEIGNIRQKIDEQNQKIIEQRNIAKRIRQRKERLLEDIRTLESSLEEKGNAESVQSMRARNMQALKKLIDEQDEVQSVIETAKRDVEMLRQTIFKCEEKQESAKLHKRSIEEKISRLQAQYSRYTNSQNDPLMAYDPQMPAFVKRVDDEFRRGGFSKAPRGPLGRYVNVPDKRWRMGVESVLGGLLTAFCVNSDQDRIKLDRLRQQHFPNMRSFQIITQKFVEQVYDTSQFLTPGQHDIHQNIEAPNMMEVLQVSDPVVMNCFIDQGGIENILMCTNDRTAAAFTKNSQYVPQNMRKIICIAPFSEYFPAPNYRSYSLKEQACRYIQVDTQEVRRQLEAEITREKQSLLPVEEELKILRIQHQNTTKANQERASELRKSENALQEVQMKISDLKNFEYPKEDEGEVLRQELEEARSTLEDLDPTAQKANDELKQHEETLGGYEKTLEILKNKRSKVETEIRQIQQESDAESNRLMTIASNVSKAKAEQNALSEEAKAAQEKYHAAEAKLKKLTEEAEKFGSRCTTTLESHVYPRKIAELERKIETTANQDTNLDELERLVLAKEADYAKSEATATSIKSCLSYIKQSRLQRFAFMKNMKSYFAFRVRNKFSQVLRVRDMHGTIVFNYKEEKLELQIAPRGNQQKTNTKALSGGERSYSTVAFLIALWSCCDSPFYFLDEYDVFTDQVNRFIMTKLLIHEALAKGDQYAFLTPQDMSSVKAEDYLTIHRFADPIRGDMGRKSQA
- the LOC134831792 gene encoding structural maintenance of chromosomes protein 6 isoform X1 — translated: MPRRTQNMADVNVVPIKRRRRNIPSTDDEVEHEKQPPQDEQMLDDTLSNSSKENEAMDQSSSEEDVETEDEITTPDTAKCGRIEKMVLRNFMCHANLEIVFNEKINLLVGNNGSGKSAIITALAIGLGADARSTNRGKSAKGLIKNGQNSCTIEIHLLNQGLDAYDPEAYGDKIIICRKIAASGGGDYQIKSENGRTISRKKDELTRIMAHLNIQPNNPIVILNQDNARAFLKDSDGRQLFNLFMQATQLQMILDKMNECHQMFVKTKSQYEINTRGLEAQKKDLTEKQRRLAELQGLESLRDKVKELKCELAWWHVMEQEKVKRISESELKKIAAKITELVEIIKNKDNADAEIQSKMQHFTGQIQAKQGMIGEINGEIGNIRQKIDEQNQKIIEQRNIAKRIRQRKERLLEDIRTLESSLEEKGNAESVQSMRARNMQALKKLIDEQDEVQSVIETAKRDVEMLRQTIFKCEEKQESAKLHKRSIEEKISRLQAQYSRYTNSQNDPLMAYDPQMPAFVKRVDDEFRRGGFSKAPRGPLGRYVNVPDKRWRMGVESVLGGLLTAFCVNSDQDRIKLDRLRQQHFPNMRSFQIITQKFVEQVYDTSQFLTPGQHDIHQNIEAPNMMEVLQVSDPVVMNCFIDQGGIENILMCTNDRTAAAFTKNSQYVPQNMRKIICIAPFSEYFPAPNYRSYSLKEQACRYIQVDTQEVRRQLEAEITREKQSLLPVEEELKILRIQHQNTTKANQERASELRKSENALQEVQMKISDLKNFEYPKEDEGEVLRQELEEARSTLEDLDPTAQKANDELKQHEETLGGYEKTLEILKNKRSKVETEIRQIQQESDAESNRLMTIASNVSKAKAEQNALSEEAKAAQEKYHAAEAKLKKLTEEAEKFGSRCTTTLESHVYPRKIAELERKIETTANQDTNLDELERLVLAKEADYAKSEATATSIKSCLSYIKQSRLQRFAFMKNMKSYFAFRVRNKFSQVLRVRDMHGTIVFNYKEEKLELQIAPRGNQQKTNTKALSGGERSYSTVAFLIALWSCCDSPFYFLDEYDVFTDQVNRFIMTKLLIHEALAKGDQYAFLTPQDMSSVKAEDYLTIHRFADPIRGDMGRKSQA
- the LOC134828421 gene encoding poly(ADP-ribose) glycohydrolase-like, producing the protein MESMNNYSDCVPAIHPSSEHTVLFEWPIVLDERFGGTPTPKSGNPHWNQNFVRLPCARESTISVFDDAGSETIKNRWQVIREAFATKINNSKELEAAILSYNENFKNKWKFRALHSLFEDDLSEEESEAFFEHSLPKIIKLALQLPELIPWAIPLLKQGNNKSVSLSQQQVGSLLANAFLCTFPRRNSNSDQHEYANYPNINFSRLFQSSGQAVLEKIKCICHYFRRITSPGQAPSGVLTISRRFVKDFPKWSTLEVPVTRGGFIVDDSGTIEDATGKLQVDFANKFLGGGVLGHGCVQEEIRFVICPELLVSMLFVECMKPNEAVLVTGAERFSNYSGYASTFKWSGNHEDTTQWDTSRRKQCTIVAIDALAFRDGRHQYKEELMLRELNKAFVGFYHELSSPPPAVASGNWGCGAFGGEPLLKSLLQLIVCAQINRPLHYFTFHDEELKQNLEQIFDFLRTNNVLVKDLWRSLKEFSVKKLEIEELYPFIQQSVFDNSKTKESPMKNVFHPKNRWRQELQTVTTRHPKKTVHRFR